From a single Fusobacterium ulcerans ATCC 49185 genomic region:
- a CDS encoding 2-oxoacid:acceptor oxidoreductase family protein, protein MKEICEIRWHGRGGQGAKTASLLLADAAFSGGMFVQGFPEYGPERMGAPITAYNRISKDRVTVHSNIYEPDFVVVVDETLIESVDVTKGLKEDGAIIINSSKPASEFKALLKGYKGRVCTCDARTISEETLGKNFPNTPMLGAVVKVSGVMEEKAFLEAMENSFAHKFASKPEVLKGNMAALVRSMNEVKE, encoded by the coding sequence ATGAAAGAAATTTGTGAAATAAGATGGCATGGAAGAGGTGGACAAGGAGCCAAAACAGCTTCTTTACTATTGGCAGATGCAGCATTCAGTGGTGGAATGTTCGTTCAAGGGTTCCCAGAGTATGGACCTGAAAGAATGGGAGCTCCTATTACCGCTTACAATCGTATCTCTAAAGATAGAGTTACTGTTCACTCTAATATCTATGAACCTGATTTTGTAGTTGTTGTTGATGAAACTCTTATTGAAAGTGTAGATGTTACTAAAGGTCTTAAAGAGGATGGAGCTATCATTATCAATAGTTCTAAGCCTGCTTCTGAATTTAAAGCTCTTTTAAAAGGATACAAAGGAAGAGTATGTACTTGTGATGCAAGAACTATTTCTGAGGAAACTCTTGGGAAAAACTTCCCTAACACTCCTATGCTTGGAGCAGTTGTAAAAGTAAGTGGAGTTATGGAAGAAAAAGCTTTCCTAGAAGCAATGGAAAACTCTTTTGCGCACAAATTTGCAAGTAAACCAGAAGTACTAAAAGGAAATATGGCTGCATTAGTACGTTCTATGAATGAGGTGAAAGAATAA
- a CDS encoding thiamine pyrophosphate-dependent enzyme has protein sequence MAYNFKKEMEKPERLTGGHRMCAGCGAPVAVRGVLRALKEEDEAVICSATSCLEVSTFLYPYTAWKDSFIHSAFENAAATISGAQTAYKVLKKKGKIDESYKFIAFGGDGGTYDIGFQSLSGAMERGHDMVYVCYDNEAYMNTGIQRSSATPIGADTTTTPIGKESAGKPQGRKDLTDVISAHNVAYVAQTTFIGNFKDLHEKAEKAIYTEGAAFLNILAPCPRGWRYEGEDLMEMCKLAVETCYWPLFEVIDGEWKLSYRPKVKLPVEEFLKKQGRFKHLFKPQNRHIIDRIQKDVDLKWERLLKRCGEELDK, from the coding sequence ATGGCATATAATTTCAAAAAAGAAATGGAAAAACCTGAAAGACTTACTGGAGGACACAGAATGTGTGCAGGGTGTGGAGCACCAGTAGCAGTAAGAGGAGTATTAAGAGCATTAAAAGAGGAAGATGAGGCAGTAATATGCAGTGCAACAAGCTGTCTTGAAGTATCAACTTTCCTTTATCCATATACAGCATGGAAAGATTCATTTATTCACTCAGCATTTGAAAATGCAGCAGCAACAATAAGTGGAGCCCAGACAGCATACAAAGTATTAAAGAAAAAAGGAAAAATAGATGAATCATATAAATTCATAGCTTTTGGAGGAGATGGAGGAACTTATGATATAGGATTCCAATCACTTTCAGGAGCAATGGAAAGAGGACATGATATGGTTTATGTATGTTATGACAATGAAGCATATATGAATACAGGTATCCAAAGATCATCAGCAACACCTATAGGAGCAGATACAACTACAACTCCAATAGGAAAAGAAAGCGCAGGAAAACCACAGGGAAGAAAAGATCTTACAGATGTAATATCAGCCCACAATGTGGCATATGTTGCTCAAACAACATTTATAGGAAACTTCAAAGACCTTCATGAGAAAGCAGAAAAAGCAATCTATACAGAGGGAGCAGCATTCCTAAATATATTAGCACCATGCCCAAGAGGATGGAGATATGAAGGTGAAGACCTGATGGAAATGTGTAAACTGGCAGTAGAAACTTGCTACTGGCCACTATTTGAAGTAATAGATGGAGAATGGAAATTAAGCTACAGACCAAAAGTAAAACTGCCTGTAGAAGAATTTTTGAAAAAACAAGGAAGATTCAAGCATCTATTTAAACCACAAAACAGACATATCATAGATAGAATTCAAAAAGATGTGGATTTGAAATGGGAAAGACTTCTTAAAAGATGTGGAGAAGAATTAGATAAATAG
- the porA gene encoding pyruvate ferredoxin oxidoreductase, whose product MSIRERMSGNEAIAIAMRQINPDVVPAFPITPSTEIPQYFSQYVADGSVDSEFIPVESEHSAMSAAMGSQAAGARTMTATSSCGLALMWEMLYVVASARLPVTLACVNRALTGPININADHSDSMGARDAGWIQLYSETNQEAYDNMLQANRIGEHPDVQLPVMVCQDGFITSHAVENIELLEDDKAKAFVGEYNPEDYLLNAKRPTAVGPYDIVSYYMEHKVSQAHAMMNAKKVILEVAAEYEKLTGRKYGLFEEYKLDDAEVAIVVINSTAGTAKAAIEEMRKEGKKVGLLKIRVFRPFPMEEIAQALKNVKMVAVMDKCEGFSAAGGPVFAEVRSALYDCSPRPKMINYVYGLGGRDITVNHIKEIFNTLLAEKDQEVKDTYRHFGVRG is encoded by the coding sequence ATGAGTATAAGAGAAAGAATGTCAGGAAACGAAGCTATTGCAATAGCAATGAGACAAATAAATCCAGATGTAGTACCTGCTTTTCCAATCACTCCATCAACAGAGATACCACAATATTTCTCTCAATATGTTGCTGATGGATCAGTAGACAGTGAATTTATTCCAGTAGAATCAGAGCACAGCGCTATGTCGGCTGCAATGGGATCACAAGCAGCAGGAGCTAGAACTATGACTGCTACTTCATCATGCGGACTTGCATTGATGTGGGAAATGCTTTATGTTGTAGCTTCTGCAAGACTTCCTGTAACTTTAGCATGTGTTAACAGAGCTCTTACAGGACCTATCAATATCAATGCAGACCATAGTGATTCTATGGGTGCAAGAGATGCTGGATGGATTCAGCTATACAGTGAAACAAATCAAGAAGCTTATGACAATATGCTTCAAGCTAACAGAATAGGAGAACATCCAGATGTTCAACTTCCTGTTATGGTATGTCAAGATGGATTCATCACAAGCCATGCTGTTGAAAATATAGAATTATTAGAAGACGACAAAGCTAAAGCTTTTGTTGGAGAATACAACCCAGAAGATTATCTTCTAAATGCTAAAAGACCTACAGCAGTAGGACCATATGATATTGTTTCTTACTATATGGAACATAAAGTAAGCCAAGCTCATGCTATGATGAATGCTAAAAAAGTAATTCTTGAAGTAGCAGCAGAATATGAAAAACTTACTGGAAGAAAATATGGACTGTTTGAAGAATATAAATTAGATGATGCAGAAGTTGCAATAGTGGTTATCAACTCAACTGCTGGAACAGCTAAAGCAGCTATAGAAGAAATGAGAAAAGAAGGTAAAAAAGTTGGACTTCTAAAAATCAGAGTATTCAGACCATTCCCAATGGAAGAAATAGCACAAGCGCTTAAAAATGTAAAAATGGTAGCAGTAATGGATAAATGCGAAGGATTCTCAGCAGCTGGAGGACCAGTATTTGCAGAGGTAAGATCAGCTCTTTATGACTGCAGCCCAAGACCAAAAATGATCAACTATGTATATGGACTTGGAGGAAGAGATATAACTGTAAATCATATAAAAGAGATCTTTAATACTCTATTGGCAGAGAAAGATCAAGAAGTAAAAGATACATATAGACATTTTGGTGTAAGAGGGTAG
- a CDS encoding ABC transporter ATP-binding protein: MIEFVDVNKKFGEYHIIKNLSLTIEKGKITVLIGSSGCGKTTTLKMINKLILPTSGKIYIDGENISQKDTIKLRRNIGYVIQQTGLFPHMNVKENIELIAKIENIDKNKINARTKELMKIINLDYETFSERYPLELSGGQQQRVGVARAFALDPGIILMDEPFSAVDPISRRQLQDELIAIQKKFEKTIVFVTHDIQEAVKIADKICLLNNGEIMQYDTPKNIIKNPKNDFVRKFING; the protein is encoded by the coding sequence ATGATAGAATTCGTTGATGTAAATAAAAAATTTGGAGAATATCATATAATAAAAAACCTTTCTTTAACAATAGAAAAAGGGAAAATTACAGTGTTAATAGGTTCTAGTGGTTGTGGAAAGACTACAACTTTGAAAATGATAAATAAGCTTATTCTTCCTACTTCAGGAAAAATATATATAGATGGGGAAAATATTTCTCAAAAAGACACCATCAAATTGAGAAGAAATATAGGATATGTAATACAGCAGACAGGACTTTTTCCACACATGAATGTAAAAGAGAATATAGAACTTATTGCTAAAATAGAAAATATAGATAAAAATAAAATAAATGCAAGAACAAAAGAACTTATGAAAATAATAAATCTTGACTATGAGACATTTTCTGAGAGATATCCTCTGGAACTTAGCGGGGGGCAACAGCAGAGAGTGGGAGTAGCCAGAGCTTTTGCTCTTGATCCAGGAATAATACTTATGGATGAACCCTTTAGTGCAGTTGATCCAATAAGCAGAAGACAGCTTCAGGATGAACTCATAGCTATTCAGAAAAAATTTGAAAAGACAATTGTTTTTGTAACTCATGATATTCAGGAAGCTGTAAAAATAGCTGATAAAATATGTCTTTTAAATAATGGAGAGATAATGCAATATGATACACCTAAAAATATCATTAAAAATCCTAAAAATGATTTTGTCAGAAAATTTATAAATGGTTAA
- a CDS encoding HAD family hydrolase, with protein sequence MKLLFSDFDRTLYVDRNITKENLDAVNKWQVEGNLFIITTGRHKKSIIEQMENFSLKPDYYICNNGAVILDKEKNIIFSKCISNQMIEEIIEYICENYENSFEIIEKERTIKIMNNRGIDNHNPTDIILDRVHISSIKDVVQLHKKFDKEERVAELVIDLNTKFRSSLAAYANVLNVDIVANGMNKSTGIDFICREISNVDDILVIGDSYNDIEMVQKYNGFTVEHGNEDIKKIAREIFFDVASLLKKYS encoded by the coding sequence AAAGGAAAATCTTGATGCTGTGAACAAATGGCAGGTTGAAGGAAACCTTTTTATTATCACTACTGGAAGACATAAGAAGTCTATAATTGAGCAGATGGAAAATTTTTCTTTAAAGCCCGATTATTATATATGTAATAATGGAGCTGTAATTCTTGATAAAGAAAAAAATATAATTTTTTCTAAATGTATCTCAAATCAAATGATAGAAGAAATTATAGAATATATCTGTGAAAACTATGAAAATTCTTTTGAAATAATAGAAAAAGAAAGAACAATAAAAATCATGAATAATAGAGGAATTGACAATCATAATCCAACTGATATCATTCTGGATAGAGTACATATTTCATCTATAAAAGATGTGGTTCAACTTCATAAAAAATTTGATAAAGAAGAGAGAGTTGCTGAGCTTGTAATTGATCTTAATACTAAATTCCGCAGTTCACTTGCAGCTTATGCAAATGTTCTCAATGTAGATATTGTTGCCAATGGTATGAATAAATCTACTGGAATAGACTTTATATGTAGGGAAATAAGCAATGTAGATGATATTCTTGTCATTGGAGATTCATACAATGATATAGAAATGGTTCAGAAATACAACGGATTTACTGTGGAACATGGAAATGAAGATATAAAGAAAATAGCTAGAGAGATATTTTTTGATGTTGCTTCTCTTTTAAAAAAATATAGCTGA
- a CDS encoding 4Fe-4S binding protein: MKNKAGVPITEDISWRDITPGGVVYEAGSAQHFRTGDWRSMKPVLLRDKCIDCLLCVPCCPDSAIPVKDGKRLEFDMDHCKGCGICVKACPFKAIELIKE, from the coding sequence ATGAAAAATAAAGCTGGTGTACCAATTACTGAAGATATTAGCTGGAGAGATATAACTCCTGGTGGAGTAGTTTATGAAGCTGGAAGTGCTCAGCACTTCAGAACAGGGGACTGGAGATCAATGAAACCAGTTCTTTTGAGAGATAAATGTATTGACTGTCTTCTATGTGTTCCTTGCTGCCCAGATTCAGCAATACCTGTAAAAGATGGAAAAAGATTAGAGTTTGATATGGATCATTGCAAAGGATGTGGAATTTGTGTTAAAGCATGTCCATTCAAAGCAATAGAATTGATAAAAGAGTAG